The Micromonospora violae DNA segment GCGACCTCCCGCAGCGTCTGCATCGCCAACGTCATCGACGTCGGGTGGTACGCGTACTCGTCGTAGACCAGCACGCCGTCCGCCACACCCTTGCGCTCGAAGCGCCGCCGCACCCCGGGGAAGACCGCCAGCGCGGCCTCCGCCGCCTCCAACGGCAACTCCAGCAGGTACGCGGCCAGCACCGCGGCGGCGCTGTTCAGCCCCATGTGCCGTCCCGGCACCGGCAGCCGGAACTCGCCCAGCGACCGGCCGTCGATCGCGGCCAGGTAGCGCACCCCGCGGGCGGAGGAGACCATCTCGGTCAACCGCAGGTCGGCGTCGGCGGCCTCGCCGTAGGTGAACACCCGCCGTCCCTCGGACCGCAGGCTCTCCGCCAGCCGCCGGCCGCCCGGGTCGTCCACGCAGGTGATGATGAACCCGTCCGGGTCGGTGAGGCGGGCGAACTCCACGAACGCCGCCTCCAGCGTCGCGTAGTCGCCGTAGGTGTTCAGGTGGTCCGCCTCGACGTTCGTGATGATCGAGACGTACGGGCGGTAGATGAGGAACGAGCGGTCGCTCTCGTCCGCCTCGACCACGAAGTGCTCGCCGGTGCCGTGGTGGGCGCCCGAGCCGACCTCGGAGATCTCGCCACCGATCACGAAGGACGGGTCCACACCGGCCTGCTGGAGAACCATCGTCACCATCGAGGTGGTGGTGGTCTTGCCGTGCGTACCGGCGACCGCCACCGCCCGACGGCCGGTCATCGCCGCCGCGAGGGCCTCCGAACGGTGCAGCACCCGCAGGCCGCGCCGCCGCGCCTCGACCAACTCCAGGTGGTCCTGCGGAATGGCCGACGAATACACGACCGTGTCCACCCCGTCGAGGTTGCTCGCCTCGTGGCTGAGGTGGATGGTGCCGCCGAGCGCCCGCAGACCGGCCAGCGACGGCCACTCCCGCAGGTCGCTGCCGGACACCCGGATGCCGCGGGTGAGCAGCAGTCGGGCCACGCCGAGCATGCCCACCCCACCCACCCCGATCAGGTGGACGGCGCCCAGGTCCTCGGCGGTGAGCGTGCCGGCCGGGGTGAACTGCGCGGTCATCGGGCCACCGCCGCCAGCACGAAGGAGCGCAGCGCCTCGTCGCCGTCGCGCCGGCCGTACGCCCCGGCGGCGGCGCCCATCGAGTACAGGCGCTGCGGGTCGCGGATGAGCGGGATGACGGTGCGCTCCAGCCAGTCCGGGGTGAGCTCCGCGTCGTCGACCAGCAGCCCGCCGCCGGCCTCCACCACGGGCAGCGCGTTGCGCCGCTGCTCCTGGTTGCTGTGCGGGTACGGCACGTAGATCGTGGGCAGCCCGATCGCGGCCACCTCGGCGACGGTCATCGCCCCGCCCCGGGCCAGCATCAGGTCCGCGGCGGCGTAGCCCAGCTCCATCTCGGACAGGTACGGCAGCGTCACGTACGGCACCGGCAGGTCGGTCGGGATCGGCACCGGCTCGTTGCGGGCGCCCATCACGTGCAGCACCTGCACGCCGTTGCGGGCCAACTCCTTGGCCGCACCGGAGACCGCCAGGTTGATCGAACGGGCGCCGGACGACCCGCCGGACACGAAGAGCACCGGCAGGTCCGGGCGGAGCCCGAAGTGGGCGCGGGCGGCGTTGCGCAGCGCGTACCGGTCCAGGCCGGTGATGGCGCGGCGCAGCGGCACCCCGACCACTGTGGCGTCCCGCAGCGACTCGGCCTGGCTGGGCTGGTTCGGGAAGCCGACGGCGACGTTCTTGGTGAACTTCATGCCCAGCCGGTTGGCCACACCCGGCGGCACGTTCACCTCGTGGATCACCATGGGCAGCTCACGTCGCCACGCGGCCAGGTAGGCCGGCACCGCGACGTACCCGCCGAAGCCGACGACCACGTCGGCGCGTACCTCGTCGATCACCTTGCCCGCGGCGCGCGCCGCGGTCCACATCCGGCCCGGGGTGCGGACCAGGTTCATGTTGACCGACCGGGGCAGCTGGTAGGCCGGGATCTGCCGTAGGTCGTAGCCCTGCGGCGGGATCAGGTCGTTCTCCATGCCCCGGGGTGTGCCGAGGCAGGTGATCCGGACGCCCGGGTCGTGTCGGCGCAGGCAGTCGGCGAAGGCGAGCAGCGGGTAGACGTGCCCCCCGGTGCCACCTCCCGCGAGCACCACCGAACGCAGCGGACCCATCAGCGTCTCCTCTCGCTCGCCGTGCCCCTGCGGCTACGGTCCTGTCGGACCCCGCGCGGCGCGGCCTGGTCGTCATGACGCCGCTCACGGGACCGGGGCACGGACCCTCGGCCAGCGGGCGGCGTCGCCGGTCGGCGACGCCGGCCGGGAAGCGGCGGCAACGGGGCCCAGACTAGTCGGACCCACCGGGCCGGCGGACGGGCATGCAGTGCTCTGGCCGCATCGGGTTCGGCGCGGGCGAAGGACGCCAGCATGCCGATGCCGGCCAACGTCACCACCAGGGCACTTCCGCCGTCGGAGATGAACGGCAGCGGCAGGCCGGTGATCGGCAGCAGCCCGACCACCCCACCGATGTTGATCACGGCCTGGCTGACCAGCCAGGTGGTGACGGCGGTGGCGGCGAGTCGACGGAACGGGTCGTCGACCCGCCGGGCGATCCGGAACCCGGTGTACGCGAGGACCGCGAACAGGCTGAGCACCACCACGCACCCGATCACGCCCAACTCCTCGGCGATGATCGCGAAGATGAAGTCGTTGTGCGCCTCGGGGAGCCAGTCCCACTTCAGGCTGCCCTTGCCCAGCCCGACCCCGAACCAGCCGCCGTGCTCAATGGCCAGCCGCCCCTGGTAGAACTGGAGGCAGCCGTCGAGCTTGCAGGTCTCCGGGTCCGGCGGGTTGAAGAACATGGCCAGCCGGGCGAAGCGGTAGTTCTCCTCGCCGCGCTCACCGGAGCCGGCGCCCAGTGAGGCCACCGCCACGAGCAGGCCGATCCCGACCAGCCCGGCCGTGGCCAGGGCGCCGAAGACGCGCATCCGCACCCCGGCGGCCCAGAGCAGACCCACGACCAGGGCCAGCAGACAGAGCATCGTGCCCGTGTCGTTGTAACCGACCAGGACGAAGAGCAGGCCCACCACCGGGAACAGCGGGGTGGCCAGCTCCCGCCACCAGCCCAGCGCAGCGCCCTTGCGGGCGACGAGGTGCGCACCCCAGAGCACCATCGCGAACTTGGCCAACTCGGAGGGCTGGAGCTGGATGCCGCCGACGAACAGCCAGTTCAGTCGCGCCTCGACCGGCCCGAAACCGGCCGACAGCTGGTGGGTCAGCCGGGCGTACGCGACCAGCAGGTTGAGCACCACCAGGAGGGCGATCGAGGCGAACAGCAACGGCCGGCCCAGTGAGCGGTACGTGCTCGCCGGCAGGCGCTGACAGACCCAGAACGCGCCAATGCCGATCACCGCGAAGATGGCCTGCTTGGTCACCGACGCCGAGGCGTCGCCGTCCTCGGCGTAGTCCTTCACGCTGGTCGCCGAGAAGACCATGGTCAACCCGATCAGCAGCAGCAGACCGGCGCAGGACAGCAGCAGATAGTAGGAAGTCAGCGGCCGGTCCAGCAGGCCGCGCAGCGCGGCGAGCCCGCCGGCCGCGTCGAACCCGCGCAGCGGCGCGGGCACCGCCGGCTCCGCCTCACGCGGCACCGCACCCGGTTCCGGCCCCCGGGCGTCGTCCGCTGGCGCGACCGCCTCCGCGGTACGCCCCGACGCGCCCGGCGATCGCCGGGTGCGTCCGCCAGCCCTGCCCTCAGTGCCGATGTCCTCCCCCACCCCGACATCATCACCGCTAAACACGCCCGACACCCCCAGAACGCCCTCTCGGGCGTGTCGGCCCCGCCGATCAGGTCATGTTGGCGAGGAACTCGCTGTAGAACAGGCCCAGGGCGATGGCCACGCCGATGCCGGCAATGATCCAGAAGCGCACCACGATGTTGACCTCGCTCCAGCCGGCCAGCTCGAAGTGGTGCTGGAGCGGAGACATCCGGAACACCCGTTTACCGGTGGTCTTGAAGGAGATGATCTGGATGACCACCGACATCGTGATGATCACGAAGAGCCCGCCGATGATCGGCAGCAGCAGGATCGTGCGGGTGGACATCGCCATGCCGGCGATCAGACCGCCCAGCCCCAACGCCCCGGTGTCGCCCATGAAGATCCGGGCCGGGGACGTGTTCCACCAGAGGAAACCCACACAGGCCCCGGCCGCCGCCCCGGCTATCAGCGCGATCTCCAACGGGTCGCGGACCTCGTAGCAGTACGGCTGGCTGTAGCTCGGGTCGGCGCACCAGTGCCGGTACTGCCAGAACGCGATCAGCGCGTACGCGGCGAGCACCATCACCGACGCGCCGGTGGCCAGGCCGTCCAGGCCGTCGGTGAGGTTGACGCCGTTCGTCGCGGCCATCACCACGAAGATGAAGATGATCACCGCGCCGACCTTGCTGACCTCCAGGAAGTCGATGTCCCGGATGAAGCTCAGCGTGGTGCTGCCCACCGTCTCGGTGTTGGTCGCCCGGCCCGTACCGTCCGTCATCGTGCTCGGGAACCACAGCGCGACCACGCCGAAGACCGCGCCGACCAGGATCTGGCCGAGCAGCTTTCCCCGCTTGTTCAGCCCTGCGCTGTTGCGCTTGCGCACCTTGAGGAAGTCGTCGAGGAAACCCACCGCGCCGGAGAAGACCATCAGCCCCAGCAGCACCAACGCCGTGATCGTCGGCTCCACCTGCGCGATCTGCTGATCCGGCAGGGTGGTCAGGGCCAGGTGTCCGGCCACGTACGCGATCACCGTGGCCAGGATGAAGACCACGCCACCCATCGTGGGCGTGCCCTTCTTGCCCTGGTGCATGGCCGGGCCGTCGGACCGGATCGGCTGACCGGCCTTGAGCCGGGTGAACACCTTGATCGCGATCGGGGTGCAGAAGAGCGAGACGATGAAGGCCACCCCGACGGCGACGATGACCGCCCTCATTCGGCGCCACCTTCGGTCGCGACCGCGGGGCTCGCAAGCTCGCTCCTCGCGCTCCGGACCGACTCGCCGTCGGCGTCGGCGCGCAGGGCGTCGGCCACCTCCCAGGTCCGGTACCGGGAGCCCTTGACCAGGACGACATCACCCGGTCGTAGTTCGCCCCGCAGCACCTCGACGGCCGCCGCCTGATCGGTGAGCAGCACCGACTCTCCTCCCCAGTTCGCTACCGCTGTCGCGCCTTCGTGGATCGGCGCAGCCGGCTCGCCCACCACGAGCAGCCGGTCGACACCCAGCTCGGCCGCGAGTTGACCGACCTCGGCGTGGCCGTCGTACTCGAACGGGCCCAGCTCGGCCATGTAACCGAGCACCGCGACGGTACGCCGCCCCGCACCCATGCTCGCCAGCGCCCGCACCGCCACCGCCATCGAGGCCGGGTTGGCGTTGTACGAGTCGTCGATCACGGTCACCCCGTCGGGGCGGTCGAAGACGTCCATCCGCCGGGTCGACACCAACCCCAGCTCGCCCAGGGCCACGGCCAGCTCGTCCAGCGGCATGCCCAACTCCCGGGCCACCGCCGCCGCCGCGAGCGTGTTCGAAACCTGGTGGCGGCCGGCGAGTCGGAGCCGCACCGGCGCGCGCCCCTCCGGGGTGACCAGGGTGTACGACGGGTGCCCGCGCTCGTCG contains these protein-coding regions:
- the murC gene encoding UDP-N-acetylmuramate--L-alanine ligase, whose translation is MTAQFTPAGTLTAEDLGAVHLIGVGGVGMLGVARLLLTRGIRVSGSDLREWPSLAGLRALGGTIHLSHEASNLDGVDTVVYSSAIPQDHLELVEARRRGLRVLHRSEALAAAMTGRRAVAVAGTHGKTTTTSMVTMVLQQAGVDPSFVIGGEISEVGSGAHHGTGEHFVVEADESDRSFLIYRPYVSIITNVEADHLNTYGDYATLEAAFVEFARLTDPDGFIITCVDDPGGRRLAESLRSEGRRVFTYGEAADADLRLTEMVSSARGVRYLAAIDGRSLGEFRLPVPGRHMGLNSAAAVLAAYLLELPLEAAEAALAVFPGVRRRFERKGVADGVLVYDEYAYHPTSMTLAMQTLREVAGDGRLIVVFQPYRLYRTRDNQAEIAEALAIADEVVLLEVFGPGELRQPGEGSAALIAAVDLPADRKVFVESWEQAPVEVARRARAGDVVVTMGAPPISLMGDELLAALGERTAGSAPTATVDPVATTPAIGDPVPGGATAGGDGAALGGTAVPGGSAPTAG
- the murG gene encoding undecaprenyldiphospho-muramoylpentapeptide beta-N-acetylglucosaminyltransferase, whose amino-acid sequence is MGPLRSVVLAGGGTGGHVYPLLAFADCLRRHDPGVRITCLGTPRGMENDLIPPQGYDLRQIPAYQLPRSVNMNLVRTPGRMWTAARAAGKVIDEVRADVVVGFGGYVAVPAYLAAWRRELPMVIHEVNVPPGVANRLGMKFTKNVAVGFPNQPSQAESLRDATVVGVPLRRAITGLDRYALRNAARAHFGLRPDLPVLFVSGGSSGARSINLAVSGAAKELARNGVQVLHVMGARNEPVPIPTDLPVPYVTLPYLSEMELGYAAADLMLARGGAMTVAEVAAIGLPTIYVPYPHSNQEQRRNALPVVEAGGGLLVDDAELTPDWLERTVIPLIRDPQRLYSMGAAAGAYGRRDGDEALRSFVLAAVAR
- a CDS encoding peptidoglycan glycosyltransferase FtsW, giving the protein MPAPLRGFDAAGGLAALRGLLDRPLTSYYLLLSCAGLLLLIGLTMVFSATSVKDYAEDGDASASVTKQAIFAVIGIGAFWVCQRLPASTYRSLGRPLLFASIALLVVLNLLVAYARLTHQLSAGFGPVEARLNWLFVGGIQLQPSELAKFAMVLWGAHLVARKGAALGWWRELATPLFPVVGLLFVLVGYNDTGTMLCLLALVVGLLWAAGVRMRVFGALATAGLVGIGLLVAVASLGAGSGERGEENYRFARLAMFFNPPDPETCKLDGCLQFYQGRLAIEHGGWFGVGLGKGSLKWDWLPEAHNDFIFAIIAEELGVIGCVVVLSLFAVLAYTGFRIARRVDDPFRRLAATAVTTWLVSQAVINIGGVVGLLPITGLPLPFISDGGSALVVTLAGIGMLASFARAEPDAARALHARPPARWVRLVWAPLPPLPGRRRRPATPPAGRGSVPRSRERRHDDQAAPRGVRQDRSRRGTASERRR
- the mraY gene encoding phospho-N-acetylmuramoyl-pentapeptide-transferase, whose protein sequence is MRAVIVAVGVAFIVSLFCTPIAIKVFTRLKAGQPIRSDGPAMHQGKKGTPTMGGVVFILATVIAYVAGHLALTTLPDQQIAQVEPTITALVLLGLMVFSGAVGFLDDFLKVRKRNSAGLNKRGKLLGQILVGAVFGVVALWFPSTMTDGTGRATNTETVGSTTLSFIRDIDFLEVSKVGAVIIFIFVVMAATNGVNLTDGLDGLATGASVMVLAAYALIAFWQYRHWCADPSYSQPYCYEVRDPLEIALIAGAAAGACVGFLWWNTSPARIFMGDTGALGLGGLIAGMAMSTRTILLLPIIGGLFVIITMSVVIQIISFKTTGKRVFRMSPLQHHFELAGWSEVNIVVRFWIIAGIGVAIALGLFYSEFLANMT